From a region of the Bradyrhizobium diazoefficiens genome:
- a CDS encoding sulfate transporter family protein, whose protein sequence is MLDAAVKALSQMISPPMRSILWRSIGLALVLIAVLAIGLQRLLSWFATYGEVWLEGLLGPGWHSSLEVLSWIVSIAAGLGVVFGGVFLMPAITSLVASLFVDDVADIVEREHYPAERPGIALPFNQAIFEGIKTALLTIGVYLIALPLVLFAGAGFLVFFLAAAWLLGREYFELAAMRFRPPEEAKAMRRDNAATIFTAGLFIAAFVSIPIVNLATPIFGMAFMVHMHKRLSGPRPELIEPARQMR, encoded by the coding sequence ATGCTTGATGCCGCCGTAAAGGCGCTATCGCAAATGATCTCGCCGCCGATGCGCTCGATCCTGTGGCGATCGATCGGGCTTGCGCTCGTGCTGATAGCCGTACTGGCGATCGGCTTGCAGCGGCTCCTGAGCTGGTTTGCGACCTATGGAGAAGTCTGGCTGGAAGGTCTGCTCGGGCCTGGCTGGCACTCTTCGCTCGAGGTTTTGTCCTGGATCGTTTCGATCGCGGCGGGCCTCGGCGTCGTGTTCGGCGGCGTCTTCCTGATGCCTGCGATCACCTCGCTGGTGGCGAGCCTGTTCGTCGACGACGTCGCCGACATCGTCGAGCGTGAGCATTACCCTGCCGAACGGCCCGGCATCGCGCTGCCGTTCAACCAGGCGATCTTCGAGGGCATCAAGACCGCACTCCTGACGATCGGGGTCTATCTGATCGCGCTGCCGCTGGTGTTGTTCGCCGGCGCCGGCTTCCTGGTCTTCTTCCTCGCCGCCGCCTGGCTTCTGGGCCGCGAATATTTCGAGCTCGCCGCGATGCGCTTCCGCCCGCCGGAGGAAGCCAAGGCGATGCGGCGAGACAACGCCGCCACCATCTTCACCGCCGGCCTGTTCATCGCCGCCTTCGTCTCGATCCCGATCGTCAATCTGGCGACGCCGATCTTCGGCATGGCCTTCATGGTCCACATGCACAAGCGGCTATCGGGCCCGCGGCCGGAGCTGATCGAGCCGGCGCGCCAGATGCGGTGA
- a CDS encoding rRNA adenine N-6-methyltransferase family protein: MPLPSSARALKKPRLDDEVRFLRSWIEKPLHMGAVMPSGKLLARTMAHYVDIDSDAPVVELGPGTGAITSALIERGVDQKRLVLVEYNPGFCALLRDRYPQARVVQGDAYRLRDTLWNVLSAPASAVVSGLPLVTKPMLTRLRLVRDAFTALAPGAPFVQFTYAVVPPIPKSLPGVSTEASERIWMNLPPARVWVYRKD, translated from the coding sequence ATGCCATTGCCATCGTCCGCGCGCGCGTTGAAGAAGCCTCGTCTCGACGACGAGGTGCGCTTTCTCAGATCGTGGATCGAAAAGCCTCTGCACATGGGCGCGGTGATGCCATCGGGCAAGCTGCTGGCCCGGACCATGGCCCATTACGTCGATATCGATTCGGACGCGCCTGTGGTCGAGCTCGGACCCGGGACCGGCGCCATCACCTCCGCCCTGATCGAGCGCGGGGTCGACCAGAAGCGGCTCGTCCTCGTCGAATACAATCCCGGCTTCTGCGCACTGCTGCGCGATCGCTATCCGCAGGCCAGGGTGGTGCAGGGCGACGCCTATCGCCTGCGCGACACGCTCTGGAACGTCCTGAGCGCGCCGGCCTCCGCGGTCGTCTCCGGCCTGCCGCTCGTGACAAAACCGATGCTGACGCGGCTGCGGCTGGTCCGCGACGCCTTCACGGCTCTCGCGCCCGGTGCGCCCTTCGTCCAGTTCACCTATGCGGTGGTGCCGCCGATCCCGAAATCGCTGCCCGGCGTGTCCACAGAGGCTTCGGAACGGATCTGGATGAACCTTCCGCCGGCCCGCGTCTGGGTGTATCGCAAGGACTAA
- a CDS encoding DUF2244 domain-containing protein — MSTGNEIERERSEGEKEPQIFSALLTPHRSLNRTGFLAVMLFLSVVSFATGLAFLLQGAWPVLGFFGLDVLVIWWAFRVNFRTARAREEITVTISELRVRRVSHRGQVAEWTFNPLWVRLDMEVDEDFGIEHLYLISRGHQIQIARFLGPDEKASFYKGLIEALNAAKRGPIYNPIS; from the coding sequence ATGAGCACAGGCAACGAAATTGAGCGCGAGCGGTCTGAAGGCGAGAAGGAGCCCCAGATCTTCTCCGCGCTGCTGACGCCACACCGCTCGCTGAACCGCACCGGCTTCCTCGCCGTGATGCTGTTCCTGAGCGTCGTGAGCTTTGCCACTGGTCTCGCCTTCCTGTTGCAGGGCGCATGGCCGGTGCTTGGCTTCTTCGGCCTCGACGTGCTCGTGATCTGGTGGGCCTTCCGGGTCAATTTCCGCACCGCGCGGGCACGCGAGGAGATTACGGTCACGATCTCCGAATTGCGCGTGCGGCGGGTGAGCCATCGCGGCCAGGTCGCCGAATGGACATTCAATCCGCTCTGGGTCCGCCTCGACATGGAGGTCGACGAGGACTTTGGCATCGAGCATCTCTATCTGATCTCGCGTGGGCACCAGATCCAGATTGCCCGCTTCCTGGGGCCTGATGAAAAGGCGAGTTTTTACAAAGGCTTGATCGAGGCGCTGAATGCCGCCAAGCGCGGCCCGATCTACAACCCGATCAGTTGA
- a CDS encoding NAD(P)H-dependent oxidoreductase: MSAPKILIIPGSLRAGSHNAKLAAVAAYEFLQAGVDVTLISLADFPLPIYDGDLQAKSGVPKHALNLKRMIGAHHGVLIVSPEYNASVPPLLKNAIDWVSRVHELHEARGEVFRNRVFALAGASQSRLGAARALQALRLILTSCHANVIASQLTLAFADQAYDDMDRLKNEGDIAAMKELVRQLIDISQRMM, encoded by the coding sequence ATGTCCGCACCCAAAATCCTGATCATTCCCGGCTCGTTGCGCGCAGGTTCGCACAATGCGAAGCTGGCGGCGGTCGCCGCTTATGAATTCCTCCAGGCCGGAGTTGACGTCACCCTTATCTCGCTCGCCGATTTTCCGCTGCCGATCTATGACGGCGATCTTCAGGCCAAATCCGGCGTACCCAAGCACGCCCTCAATCTCAAGCGCATGATCGGGGCGCATCATGGCGTGCTGATCGTCTCGCCCGAATACAACGCCTCCGTGCCGCCCCTTCTGAAGAATGCGATCGACTGGGTCAGCCGCGTGCACGAGCTGCACGAGGCGCGTGGCGAGGTGTTCCGCAACCGCGTTTTCGCGCTCGCCGGCGCCTCGCAGAGCCGGTTAGGTGCGGCCCGCGCGCTGCAGGCGTTGCGGCTGATCCTGACCTCGTGCCACGCCAATGTGATTGCCAGCCAGCTCACGCTCGCCTTTGCCGACCAGGCCTATGACGATATGGACAGGCTGAAGAACGAGGGCGATATCGCCGCGATGAAGGAGCTGGTGCGGCAGTTGATCGACATTTCCCAACGCATGATGTGA
- the nth gene encoding endonuclease III — protein sequence MAKITRKPARRKAPLPKKKAKAAVAKPKPARTSAPAKKSLKAIKPWTPAEVHEAFSRFRKANPEPKGELEHVNPFTLLVAVVLSAQATDAGVNKATRALFEVADTPQKMLDLGEERLRDYIKTIGLYRTKARNVIALSAKLLNEFGGEVPRTRAEIESLPGAGRKTANVVLNMAFGEQTMAVDTHVFRVGNRTGLAPGKTPLEVELGLEMVIPAEFMRHAHHWLILHGRYTCLARTPRCEVCLINDLCRWPEKTV from the coding sequence ATGGCGAAAATCACCCGCAAGCCGGCTCGGCGCAAAGCGCCCTTACCGAAGAAAAAGGCAAAGGCCGCCGTTGCGAAGCCCAAGCCCGCCAGGACATCGGCTCCGGCAAAAAAATCGCTCAAAGCTATCAAACCCTGGACGCCCGCCGAGGTCCACGAAGCCTTCAGCCGTTTCCGCAAGGCCAATCCGGAACCGAAAGGGGAGCTCGAGCACGTCAATCCGTTCACGCTGCTGGTGGCCGTGGTGCTGTCGGCGCAGGCAACCGATGCCGGGGTCAACAAGGCGACGCGCGCATTGTTCGAAGTCGCAGACACCCCGCAGAAGATGCTCGATCTCGGCGAGGAGCGCCTGCGCGACTACATCAAGACGATCGGTCTCTACCGGACCAAGGCGAGGAACGTGATCGCACTGTCGGCAAAGTTGCTCAATGAATTCGGCGGCGAGGTGCCGCGCACGCGCGCCGAGATCGAGTCATTGCCCGGCGCCGGCCGCAAGACCGCCAACGTCGTGCTCAACATGGCTTTTGGCGAGCAGACCATGGCGGTCGACACGCATGTCTTCCGCGTCGGCAACCGCACGGGGCTGGCACCCGGCAAGACGCCGCTGGAGGTCGAGCTTGGTCTTGAAATGGTGATCCCGGCCGAGTTCATGCGGCATGCCCATCATTGGCTGATCCTGCACGGCCGTTATACGTGCCTCGCCCGCACGCCGCGCTGCGAGGTCTGCCTGATCAACGATCTCTGCCGGTGGCCGGAGAAGACGGTCTGA
- a CDS encoding 2,3-bisphosphoglycerate-dependent phosphoglycerate mutase, which produces MSERLLVLVRHGQSEWNLKNLFTGWKDPDLTEQGVAEAREAGRKLKAQGLVFDVAYTSVLTRAQHTLDLILGELGQEGLPTSKNLALNERDYGDLSGLNKDDARKKWGEDQVLIWRRSYDVPPPGGESLKDTLARALPYYVQEILPGVLNGKRTLVAAHGNSLRALIMVLEKLSPEGILKRELATGVPIIYRLNADSTVASKLDLAG; this is translated from the coding sequence ATGAGCGAACGTCTTCTCGTGCTCGTGCGCCACGGCCAGAGCGAATGGAATCTGAAGAACCTGTTCACGGGGTGGAAGGATCCCGATCTCACCGAACAGGGCGTCGCGGAGGCCAGGGAAGCCGGCCGCAAGCTGAAGGCGCAGGGGCTCGTGTTCGACGTTGCCTACACGTCGGTGCTGACGCGCGCGCAGCACACGCTCGATCTCATTCTCGGTGAGCTCGGCCAGGAGGGCCTGCCGACTTCCAAGAACCTCGCGCTGAACGAACGCGACTACGGCGATCTCTCCGGCCTCAACAAGGATGACGCCCGCAAGAAATGGGGCGAGGACCAGGTGCTGATCTGGCGCCGCTCCTACGACGTGCCGCCGCCCGGCGGCGAAAGCCTGAAGGACACCCTCGCGCGGGCGCTGCCATACTATGTCCAGGAAATCCTGCCCGGCGTGCTCAACGGCAAGCGCACGCTCGTCGCCGCCCATGGCAACTCGCTGCGCGCGCTGATCATGGTGCTGGAGAAGCTCTCGCCCGAAGGCATTTTGAAGCGCGAGCTCGCCACCGGCGTGCCGATCATCTACCGGCTGAACGCAGATTCGACCGTGGCGTCGAAACTGGATCTGGCGGGCTGA
- a CDS encoding metal-sensitive transcriptional regulator yields MRKDIKASVGKRLGRIEGQVRGLSKMVEEDRYCIDIVTQISAVRAALRRVEEEVLKDHVAHCVEHAIASGDKADQREKIAELMAVIGRAER; encoded by the coding sequence ATGCGCAAGGACATCAAGGCATCCGTCGGAAAGCGTCTCGGCCGGATCGAGGGTCAGGTTCGCGGCCTCTCGAAAATGGTAGAGGAGGACCGCTACTGCATCGACATCGTGACGCAGATCTCGGCCGTGCGTGCCGCACTGCGCCGGGTCGAGGAGGAGGTTCTCAAGGATCATGTCGCCCATTGCGTCGAACACGCGATCGCGAGCGGCGACAAAGCCGACCAACGCGAGAAGATCGCGGAACTGATGGCGGTGATCGGACGAGCGGAGCGGTAA
- a CDS encoding heavy metal translocating P-type ATPase: MNDAEHEHHHKAETHSGCGCSNKAPPATKSATSSCCGGQGDHADHRTHDHDSAAAKVLDPVCGMTVDPATSKHRFAHRGETLHFCSAGCRTKFAADPAKYLAKEKAPAPEMPAGAIYTCPMHPEIRQIGPGSCPICGMALEPEVASLETGPNPELADMARRLWIGGALALPAVVLEMGGHLAGPHNWIDQTLSNWIQLVFATPVVLWAGWPFFVRGWQSLLTRNLNMFTLIAMGTGVAYTYSIVGTVAPQIFPANFRGHEGAVAVYFEAAAVITVLVLLGQVLELRARDATSGAIKALLQLAPKTARRIDADGGEHEVEIDTLHTGDRLRVRPGEKVPVDGTILEGRSSLDESLVTGESMPVTKEPGTKVISGTLNQSGSFIMRADKVGRETLLSQIVQMVADAQRSRAPIQRLTDQVAGWFVPTVIAVALAAFGAWAWFGPEPRLGFGLVAAVSVLIIACPCALGLATPMSIMVGVGRGAQAGVLIKNAEALERMEKIDTLVVDKTGTLTEGKPKVVSIVPAAGFTEDDVLRLAASVERASEHPLADAIVRAAKEKQLALSQVEQFDSPTGKGATGKVDGKTIALGNARYLASIGIATQALDAEAERLRQDGATVINMAVDGGLAGLFAIADPVKASTPEALKALAAEGIKVIMLTGDNRTTAEAVARRLAIADVEAEVLPDQKSAVVMKLQKAGGIVAMAGDGVNDAPALAAAEVGIAMGTGTDVAMESAGVTLLKGDLTGIVRARKLSQATMSNIRQNLFFAFIYNAAGIPIAAGILYPTFGVLLSPIIAAAAMALSSVSVVGNALRLRATRL; this comes from the coding sequence ATGAACGACGCCGAACACGAGCACCACCACAAGGCCGAAACACATTCCGGGTGCGGCTGTTCCAACAAAGCGCCGCCGGCGACCAAATCGGCTACGTCTTCGTGCTGCGGCGGGCAGGGCGATCACGCCGATCATCGCACGCACGATCACGACAGCGCCGCGGCAAAAGTTCTCGATCCTGTCTGCGGCATGACGGTCGATCCCGCGACCTCGAAGCATCGCTTCGCCCATCGCGGCGAGACCTTGCATTTCTGCTCGGCCGGCTGCCGCACCAAATTCGCCGCCGATCCCGCCAAATATCTTGCGAAGGAGAAGGCGCCCGCGCCGGAGATGCCGGCGGGGGCGATCTACACCTGTCCGATGCATCCGGAGATCCGCCAGATCGGACCCGGCAGCTGCCCGATCTGCGGCATGGCGCTCGAGCCGGAAGTCGCGAGCCTGGAGACCGGCCCCAATCCGGAACTCGCCGACATGGCGCGGCGGCTCTGGATCGGCGGAGCGCTGGCGCTGCCGGCCGTGGTGCTGGAGATGGGCGGCCACCTCGCGGGCCCGCACAACTGGATCGATCAGACGCTCTCGAACTGGATCCAGCTCGTGTTCGCCACACCCGTAGTGCTGTGGGCGGGCTGGCCGTTCTTCGTTCGCGGCTGGCAATCGCTGCTGACGCGCAACCTCAACATGTTCACGCTGATCGCAATGGGCACGGGCGTCGCCTATACCTACAGCATCGTCGGCACTGTCGCGCCGCAGATTTTTCCTGCCAATTTCCGCGGTCATGAAGGTGCGGTTGCCGTCTATTTCGAGGCGGCCGCGGTTATCACGGTGCTTGTGCTGCTCGGTCAGGTGCTGGAGCTGCGCGCCCGCGATGCGACCTCGGGCGCGATCAAGGCGCTGCTCCAACTTGCACCGAAGACCGCGCGCCGCATCGATGCCGATGGCGGCGAGCATGAGGTCGAGATCGACACGCTTCATACCGGCGATCGCTTGCGCGTTCGCCCTGGCGAGAAGGTGCCGGTGGACGGAACCATTCTCGAAGGTCGATCTTCGCTCGACGAGTCCCTGGTCACCGGCGAGTCCATGCCGGTCACCAAGGAACCCGGCACCAAGGTGATCTCCGGCACGTTGAACCAGTCGGGCAGCTTCATCATGCGTGCCGACAAGGTCGGACGCGAGACGCTGCTGTCACAGATCGTGCAGATGGTCGCGGATGCACAGCGATCGCGCGCGCCGATCCAGCGGCTGACCGATCAGGTCGCGGGCTGGTTCGTCCCGACCGTCATCGCCGTCGCCCTCGCCGCCTTCGGCGCCTGGGCCTGGTTCGGACCGGAGCCGCGGCTCGGCTTCGGTCTCGTCGCCGCCGTCAGCGTGCTGATCATCGCCTGCCCTTGCGCGCTCGGCTTGGCGACCCCGATGTCGATCATGGTTGGCGTCGGACGCGGTGCGCAAGCAGGTGTGCTGATCAAGAACGCCGAGGCGCTGGAGCGAATGGAGAAGATCGACACGCTCGTGGTCGACAAAACGGGCACGCTGACCGAGGGCAAGCCCAAGGTGGTTTCGATCGTGCCGGCGGCCGGCTTTACAGAAGATGACGTCCTCCGGCTTGCGGCCAGCGTCGAGCGCGCCAGCGAGCATCCCTTGGCTGACGCGATCGTGCGCGCAGCCAAGGAGAAGCAGCTTGCCCTCAGTCAGGTCGAGCAATTCGACTCGCCGACCGGCAAGGGCGCCACCGGCAAGGTCGACGGCAAGACCATCGCACTCGGCAATGCAAGATATCTGGCATCGATCGGCATCGCCACTCAGGCACTCGACGCCGAGGCCGAACGGCTGCGCCAGGACGGGGCCACGGTGATCAACATGGCCGTCGATGGCGGGCTCGCCGGTCTGTTCGCGATCGCCGATCCGGTCAAGGCCTCGACTCCGGAGGCGCTGAAGGCGCTCGCGGCCGAGGGCATCAAGGTGATCATGCTGACCGGTGACAATCGCACCACGGCGGAGGCGGTCGCGCGTCGGCTCGCTATCGCCGACGTGGAAGCCGAGGTGCTGCCGGACCAGAAGAGCGCAGTGGTCATGAAGCTGCAAAAGGCCGGCGGCATCGTCGCGATGGCCGGCGACGGCGTCAACGACGCGCCGGCGCTGGCCGCCGCCGAAGTCGGCATCGCCATGGGCACGGGCACGGATGTGGCAATGGAGAGCGCGGGCGTGACCCTGCTCAAGGGCGACCTCACTGGCATCGTCCGCGCGCGAAAGCTGTCGCAGGCGACCATGAGCAACATCCGCCAGAACCTGTTCTTCGCCTTCATCTACAACGCCGCCGGCATTCCGATCGCGGCGGGCATCCTCTATCCCACATTCGGCGTGCTGCTGTCGCCGATCATCGCCGCAGCGGCGATGGCGCTATCCTCGGTGAGCGTGGTCGGGAATGCGCTGCGCCTGCGTGCGACGCGGCTGTGA
- the pyrF gene encoding orotidine-5'-phosphate decarboxylase: MTPAEIAPKDRLIVPLDLSSPEAAETMIARLGDSVTFYKIGYQLAYAGGLPLIGKLADRGKKVFADLKMHDIGNTVARGVESVAKLGATFLTVHAYPQTMKAAVEGRGGSSLKILAVTVLTSYNDDDLHAAGYRLGVSELVEARARQAQVLGVNGLVCSPEEVGALRKIVGHQMSLVTPGIRPAGAPSGDQKRIMTPGRAIAAGADYLVVGRPILEAADPKAAADAIQAEIAQALS, translated from the coding sequence ATGACGCCAGCCGAGATCGCCCCGAAGGACCGCCTGATTGTTCCGCTCGACTTGTCGAGCCCGGAGGCTGCGGAGACGATGATTGCAAGGCTCGGCGATAGCGTCACCTTCTACAAGATCGGCTATCAGCTCGCTTATGCCGGCGGCCTGCCGCTGATCGGCAAGCTTGCCGACAGGGGCAAGAAGGTCTTTGCCGATCTCAAGATGCACGACATCGGCAACACGGTTGCGCGGGGCGTAGAAAGCGTCGCCAAATTGGGCGCGACCTTTCTCACCGTGCACGCTTATCCGCAGACCATGAAGGCCGCGGTCGAAGGGCGCGGCGGATCGAGCTTGAAGATACTCGCGGTTACCGTGCTGACCTCGTACAATGACGACGATTTGCACGCGGCCGGATATCGGCTCGGCGTCTCCGAACTGGTCGAGGCGCGCGCGCGGCAGGCGCAGGTCCTCGGCGTCAATGGTCTCGTCTGCTCGCCGGAAGAGGTCGGTGCCTTGCGCAAGATCGTCGGCCATCAGATGAGCCTGGTCACACCAGGCATCCGTCCGGCGGGCGCACCCAGTGGCGACCAGAAGCGCATCATGACGCCGGGGCGTGCGATCGCCGCGGGTGCCGACTATCTCGTCGTCGGGCGGCCGATCCTCGAAGCCGCTGACCCCAAGGCCGCGGCCGACGCGATCCAGGCCGAGATCGCGCAAGCGCTATCCTAA
- a CDS encoding bifunctional helix-turn-helix domain-containing protein/methylated-DNA--[protein]-cysteine S-methyltransferase: MMTLAIHDQRLTKPGPQNAALRDYDSVRRAIAFISENWRAQPAIEAMADAAGVTPDELHHLFRRWASITPKAFMQALTLDHAKGLLRDSASILDAALDSGLSGPGRLHDLFVTHEAMSPGEWKNGGAGLTLRYGFHPSPFGTAIVIATDRGLSGLAFADHGEEKVALADMMRRWPNATYVEDHEGTAPLAARIFDTKLWRPDQPLRVVMIGTDFEVRVWETLLKIPMGRAVSYSDIACNINNPKASRAVGAAVGKNPVSFVVPCHRALGKSGTLTGYHWGITRKQAMLGWEAGQLGMQ; this comes from the coding sequence ATGATGACACTCGCCATACATGACCAGCGCCTGACCAAGCCGGGCCCCCAGAACGCCGCGTTGCGGGACTATGATTCGGTGCGCCGTGCGATCGCCTTCATCTCGGAGAACTGGCGCGCGCAGCCGGCCATCGAAGCGATGGCGGATGCGGCCGGCGTCACGCCGGATGAGCTGCACCATCTGTTCCGCCGCTGGGCCTCGATCACGCCGAAGGCCTTCATGCAGGCGCTGACGCTCGATCACGCCAAGGGCCTGCTGCGGGACTCCGCGAGCATTCTCGATGCCGCGCTCGACTCGGGCCTGTCGGGCCCGGGCCGGCTGCACGATCTCTTCGTCACTCACGAAGCAATGTCGCCGGGCGAATGGAAGAATGGCGGCGCCGGCCTCACCCTGCGCTATGGCTTCCATCCCTCGCCGTTCGGCACCGCGATCGTGATCGCGACCGACCGCGGCCTGTCGGGCCTCGCCTTCGCCGATCACGGCGAGGAAAAGGTCGCACTGGCCGACATGATGCGGCGCTGGCCGAATGCGACCTATGTCGAAGATCACGAAGGCACTGCGCCGCTGGCTGCACGCATCTTCGACACCAAATTGTGGCGACCGGATCAGCCGCTGCGCGTGGTGATGATCGGCACCGATTTCGAGGTGCGGGTGTGGGAGACGCTCTTGAAGATCCCGATGGGGCGCGCGGTGTCCTATTCCGACATCGCCTGCAACATCAACAACCCGAAGGCCTCACGCGCCGTCGGCGCCGCGGTCGGCAAGAATCCGGTCTCGTTCGTCGTGCCCTGCCATCGCGCGCTCGGCAAGAGCGGCACGCTCACCGGCTATCACTGGGGCATCACCCGCAAGCAGGCGATGCTGGGCTGGGAAGCCGGGCAGCTGGGGATGCAGTAG
- the dapB gene encoding 4-hydroxy-tetrahydrodipicolinate reductase, whose translation MSDMRLIVAGAGGRMGRTLVRAIAESKGAVLAGALEAPSSELLGKDAGVLAGLPANGIKLSADLWAMSKDADGILDFTVPAATIANVAIAAERGIVHVVGTTGLSGSDNAVIKSVTNRAVVVQSGNMSLGVNLLAAVVERVAKALDESFDIEIVETHHRMKVDAPSGTALMLGQAAASGRGVALDEHSERGRDGITGARRPGNIGFASLRGGTVAGDHSVSFLGPFERLTLTHQAEDRMLFAHGALKAALWAHGKKPGHYSMADVLGLADI comes from the coding sequence ATGTCCGACATGCGCTTGATTGTTGCTGGGGCCGGCGGCCGGATGGGCCGCACGCTGGTGCGGGCGATTGCCGAGAGCAAAGGTGCGGTGCTGGCCGGCGCGCTCGAGGCTCCCAGTTCGGAGCTGCTCGGCAAGGATGCCGGCGTGCTCGCAGGACTGCCCGCTAACGGCATCAAGCTCTCCGCCGATCTCTGGGCGATGTCGAAGGATGCCGATGGCATCCTCGATTTCACCGTACCGGCCGCGACCATCGCCAATGTCGCGATCGCCGCCGAGCGGGGCATCGTCCATGTCGTCGGCACCACCGGGCTGTCGGGCTCCGACAATGCCGTGATCAAGAGCGTCACCAATCGCGCCGTCGTGGTGCAATCGGGCAATATGAGCCTGGGCGTCAATCTGCTCGCGGCGGTGGTCGAGCGCGTCGCCAAGGCGCTCGACGAGAGCTTCGATATCGAGATCGTCGAAACCCATCACCGCATGAAGGTCGACGCACCGTCCGGTACCGCGCTGATGCTGGGCCAGGCCGCCGCCTCCGGCCGCGGCGTCGCTCTCGATGAACATTCCGAGCGCGGTCGTGACGGCATCACCGGCGCGCGCAGGCCGGGCAATATCGGTTTCGCGTCCTTGCGCGGCGGCACGGTCGCCGGCGATCACAGCGTCAGCTTCCTCGGGCCATTCGAGCGTCTGACACTGACCCATCAGGCCGAGGACCGCATGCTGTTCGCGCATGGAGCGTTGAAGGCGGCGCTGTGGGCACATGGCAAGAAGCCGGGGCACTACTCCATGGCCGATGTGCTCGGCCTTGCCGACATCTGA
- a CDS encoding DUF1330 domain-containing protein, translated as MAKGYWIGRVDVSNDEGYKPYAVANGPIFRKWGGRFVVRAGKFTTVEGASRTRNVVIEFPDYEAAIACYNSPEYQANIKVRQPHSIADLIIIEGYDGPQPSDG; from the coding sequence ATGGCAAAAGGCTACTGGATCGGGCGCGTCGACGTGAGCAACGACGAGGGCTACAAGCCCTATGCCGTCGCCAACGGCCCGATCTTCAGGAAATGGGGTGGCCGCTTCGTCGTCCGCGCCGGCAAGTTCACCACCGTCGAAGGCGCCAGCCGCACCCGCAACGTCGTGATCGAATTCCCGGACTACGAGGCCGCCATCGCCTGCTACAACTCGCCGGAATACCAGGCCAACATCAAGGTGCGCCAGCCGCACTCGATCGCCGACCTTATCATCATCGAGGGCTATGACGGCCCGCAGCCGTCGGACGGCTGA
- the dnaJ gene encoding molecular chaperone DnaJ, whose translation MSTSTKRCYYETLEVDRNADDSVLKSSFRKLAMKFHPDRNPGDQTSEVKFKEINEAYEVLKDKDKRAAYDRYGHAAFEQGGGGAGFGAGFASSFSDIFEDLFGMAGQRGRGGRERGADLRYNMEITLEEAFGGKTAQIEIPVSVTCEACSGIGAKAGTKPKTCSTCGGAGRVRQSQGFFTLERTCPGCQGRGQMIEDACPSCSGQGRVTRERMLSVNIPPGVEDGTRIRLAGEGEAGVRGGPPGDLYIFLSLAQHQFFQRDGADLHCRVPISMVTAALGGEFEVPTIEKGKAKVKVPAGTQSNRRFRIASKGMPVLRSRQMGDMYVQVVVETPQNLTKKQQELLAEFDKLSSGNTQPESEGFFAKVKDFFGNRAN comes from the coding sequence ATGTCCACGTCCACCAAGCGCTGCTACTACGAAACGCTCGAAGTCGATCGCAATGCCGACGATTCGGTGCTGAAGTCGTCGTTCCGCAAGCTGGCGATGAAATTCCATCCCGACCGCAATCCGGGGGATCAGACCAGCGAAGTCAAGTTCAAGGAAATCAACGAGGCCTACGAGGTCCTGAAAGACAAGGACAAGCGCGCCGCCTATGACCGTTACGGCCATGCCGCTTTCGAGCAGGGCGGCGGGGGCGCCGGCTTCGGTGCGGGCTTCGCCTCCTCTTTCTCCGACATTTTCGAAGATCTGTTCGGCATGGCCGGGCAGCGCGGCCGTGGCGGCCGCGAGCGCGGCGCCGACCTGCGCTACAACATGGAAATCACGCTCGAGGAAGCCTTTGGCGGCAAGACCGCGCAGATCGAGATTCCGGTCTCGGTCACCTGCGAGGCCTGCTCGGGCATCGGCGCCAAGGCAGGAACCAAGCCGAAGACCTGTTCGACCTGCGGCGGCGCCGGCCGCGTGCGGCAGTCGCAGGGCTTCTTCACGCTGGAGCGGACCTGTCCGGGCTGCCAGGGCCGCGGTCAGATGATCGAGGACGCCTGTCCGTCCTGCTCGGGCCAGGGCCGCGTCACCCGCGAGCGCATGCTGTCGGTCAACATCCCCCCGGGCGTCGAGGACGGCACCCGGATCAGGCTCGCTGGCGAAGGCGAGGCCGGAGTCCGAGGCGGTCCGCCCGGCGACCTCTATATTTTCCTGTCGCTCGCCCAGCACCAGTTCTTCCAGCGCGACGGCGCCGACCTGCATTGCCGTGTGCCGATCTCGATGGTGACGGCCGCCCTCGGCGGCGAGTTCGAAGTGCCGACCATCGAGAAGGGCAAGGCCAAGGTGAAGGTGCCGGCCGGGACGCAGTCCAATCGCCGATTCCGCATTGCATCAAAAGGCATGCCGGTGCTGCGGTCGCGCCAGATGGGCGACATGTACGTTCAGGTCGTGGTCGAGACTCCGCAGAACCTCACCAAGAAGCAGCAGGAATTGCTGGCCGAGTTCGATAAGCTCTCCTCCGGCAACACCCAGCCGGAATCCGAAGGCTTCTTCGCCAAGGTCAAGGATTTCTTCGGTAATCGGGCGAATTGA